AGCTTCTTTACATGTAAAGATTCTTTAGAAATACCCCAGAGAGAGGAGCGAGTTTGTGAACAAAAGACAAGGCAGAAACTGGGGACATCTGTTGTACTAAGGAAAAAGTGTGAATTATTTGCCATCCATCCTGCAGGCAGTAACAGAACTAGTTGAAGTGGTTTTCAAAATGCCTGCCAACATTCACTATTTGTATTTGAATCATATCATAGAATGGTTGTTGTATAGGACGAATAACTTTGACAGTGCACAGGAGGGCTGACGGCATTACCATGAGCTCTTACGACCAAAGAGGTGCAGAGAGATTAGAAGGAAAACAGAGAACTGGTAACACTCCTCAACAAAATGATGAATAATTGCTCTGTTTGTGTCCTTTCTTAGGGTGGTTTTACTGACTCAGTAGTATTTTTAAGTGTGACTCAACCATTTAATCAAGGGAAAGTGTAAGCCAGTCACTGACTCAGCAGGGTTTAGTACTGGTGGCCATTGTGGACATGTCTGAAGGCTGATCTGGTTCTATTCAAGTCCAGATCATTGAGGCTGCTGTGTTAGCAGAACAGCTCCTGCCatgcatttttattctttcatttgaCATTGCAGCTTGTGAAGGAAAAGATGATTGGCTGCACAAAATAAACACTGTATGTTTAAGGCTCAGCTTCACATTGTTGTGCAAGGGACTGAACAAATGCTGATTTAATGAATGAGCTTTTTTCATTATAGTGAGAAGAGCTGGTATCTCGAAGGGTCAACGGTCAAAATGCTTGTTTCCTACAGAcccagaatttgcacattctcctttcaTCCGCTAGGATTGAGAGACTTTGACTAAATCAATGAGTTAGAGACGGTTTCACAAAGATGATTGTGTTCCCAATGCAGGGAATGGGTAAATGACTTGTAGGCAGACAGGTAACATTTCTCCTCAACCCTAGGAGAATGCCACTAACTTTCTAAAGTTTGAGATTGAGAAGGAAGAGCTTCAACAACTGTTTGGTACAACTTGATCTCTGTGTCGTGCTGAAAGAAAGTAGAGTTTGTTCTGAGAATGATGCTTGACAGTTGGAGTGGGGTGTTGGAGGCAAGTGAAGGAAATTTAGAGCACTAGTACTGCAATAACgacaattaaaatttaattttctaCAGGCCATAAGTACGATGGAGTGAAGTTTGAGAAGGGAAACTGTGGTGTTAGTATTATGAGAAGTGGTAAGTCACTATTGTCGAGTAGTAAAGCAGTTTGTCATTTGTgatataattttaattttattcagcAGAAACCCTGATTGAATATTGAATACTGAGTAGTTCAGTATCTGATCCCAGAAATGTATGGAAGGTGGCAGCCTGATCAAGCGTCTAAAATTGAACACTGTCTTTTTCAACCTGTTCCTCTCCACTGTGATGCCttaaaatatacacaaagactcaGTCATGTCTGTTCTTCTGGCCGCTGCATACAAAGTTAGATTCTCATCCCATGTCATCTATTAGTGCGTTTACCTACATTCTGATTTTCTGTGAGGTAGTCCGGAGGAAGAAGGCTTGTACATAGTTCTGTCAGAATGTCCAACAAAGAATTTTGGGGTCGTAATGTAGTTGGAGCAAAAACCAGAATATacaacaaacacattcacaccatccaggagggTTCCATTACCACTTCATGATTTAGACCAtaatatataggagcagaattaggccatttggcccatcgtgtctacTCTGCcgttcgatcatggctgattatgttTCCcaacccattcccctgccttctccctgtaacccttgattcccttactcatcaagaacctatctattgttgtcttaagtacactcaatgacttggccttcacagccttctgcggAAATTATTTCCACAAATTAGCCACCCGCTGGCTgtagaaatccctcctcatcacATTTATAAAGgtttgtcccttcactctgaggtggTGCCTTcgggtcctagtctgtcctactaggggaaacatctccacatccaccctatccaggcctGTAGTGTTCTCTGCATCTCAGTCAGATAACcgccttgtccttctaaactccaagtacagacccagaattcTCAAAAGcgcctcatatgacaagcctttgatccctgggatcattcttgtaaacttcttctgGACTCCTTGTAAggccagcacacccttccttagatttggggctcaaaactgctcacaatattccaaatgcacaACTTGAACACAACCAAATATCTACTGTTAGGAGTGTTGGTCATCTATATTAGTTTGAAATTAGGTCATTATTTGTATTCTAATTGTAAGTAAACTCCaaaagaaattaattttgaaCTTCTCTTCAGAGTattagcagatacatgggaacactgccaccttcAAGTTGCTCTCCATGTCATGCGCCACCCTGATTTGGATCTGTATCTCTATTCCTTCGTTGTCACCTGGAACCCCTTTCAAAGAGCGCGATGACTATCCCACACCCaaaaaactgcagcagttcaagaaggcagtacaccgccaccttctccagagcaactTTAAGGATGGACGATAAACACTGGTCTAGCCCGTTACAACCACGCCCACTgaacaaatgaaaacagaactgCCCttgagatttttcttttaaaaagacaaaaacaaaatctgaatgATCTATAAGTTGTAAGGTTGCATCAGTTCATGCAAATTGTTGATGTTCACAAATAGTTAAActttatattagattagattccctacagtgtgggaacaggcccttcggcccaacaagtctacaccgccccatgcagcgtcccacccagacccatctccctgtgatccacacacccctgaacactacgggcaatttaacatggccaatccacctagcctgcacatctttggactgtgggaggaaaccagagcacctggcggaaacccacgcagacacagggagaatgtgcaaactccgcacagacagtcgcccaaggctggaatcgaacctgggtccctgacgctgtgaggccgcagtgctaaccactgagccaccatgctgcccttagtTTGGGAGATACTTATTGATAAAATGGCATTAACATCTGCAACTCACTGTAGCTGGCTATTGTATAGTTGCCTTTCAAAATTAAAAGTTCCACTTTGCTTCAAGGGAAGAAAGGATAGAGTCATAAAGACATATCGcacaaaaggcccttcagcccatcaagtctgcatcagttaaaaacaagcactgcagtctTCCAAAAAgtcattttctagcacttggccacTAGCCTTGTATGCCTGGGCATTGCaaatgtacatctaaatactagTTAAGTGTTATGAGTGTTTCTGCTTGTTCCAGGTGGCAAGTTCCAGATTACCACCAGCCTCTGGATGAAAAACAAATTTCCACACATCCCCACTAAACAATCCTGATCCTTATTTTAAAATCTAAGCTCTGGTCATTGATCCTCAATCAAGGGGAAAAGTTCTTTCCTGTCtcccctatctatgccccttcctaattttatacatctcaatcatgtcccccccaGTCTCCTCTGGTCCAttgaaaacaaccccagtctatcacAGTGCTGTCGCTGTGGATTAACAAACATTTTATGCAGTTCCAGcctaacttccctgctcttaacTCTTAAAATTGCTGACACGTTTCATCACCTGCAGGTGAAGCAATGGAGCAAGGTTTGCGAGATTGTTGTCGATCAATACGCATCGGAAAAATCCTAATACAAAGTGACGAAGACACCCAAAAGGCTAAGGTGTACTATGCTAAGTTCCCACCTGACATCTACCGCAGAAAAGTGCTTCTCATGTACCCAATATTGAGTAAGTACTACATTGATCTCTTTGTACCATTCAGTGGAATTCTGGGAATGGAAATATCTAAGCATTTTCCATATTGAAAGTATAGAACTCCATTCTGATTTAGAATGTTATAAACATATTGGCATAAGGTTagacatagagttatagagatctacagcattgaaaaaggctctttggcccatcgtATCTGCGTTAGTCAGAAACAACCAACTAACTATTGTAATTTTACTTACAAATCATTCATACAAGTGGACTCCCTCAGCAACACTGCACTCAAGTTCTGCTTTGAATACAAAGAATCTTCTGAGCTTTGAAAGTGTTACCACCGAGCCAAGGTTGATACTTGTAGCTCCTGCCAAAGATAAGGGAGAAGAAAAAGCAGTTTTGAAAATATACAATTATTTCAATCAGAAACCACGAATCCCAAAATTACCAAATTAGATCTAATCTTTCACTCAAAATTTCTCTGTTATTTAATAAATtaatttgattatttttgtttgaaTAGCTGCTAGCGCCAAAGGTGTAATATTGAACTACACTCTTGGGTGGCATATGCAAAGGTTGTTTACGGGTTCTCTGCCAGGAGGATGGGTAAGAGTGGAacttccagaagaggcctccatCAGCTGCCTCGAGTGGGCATGACCTGCTCTCCAAAGCCACGGCTCATGTCAAACCAACAGGAGTGGTATCTTTTGCATTTGAGGATACAGTGATCACTCTTCTGGTTTGCAATAGGACAGCCTGGTTTTGAGCCGGCTTCCTGGTAATTTTAAAATTTGGCTGAGATAATGTAGTAGTTAACTTACTGCACTAATAATGTGAAGAATATGATATTACATCTCAATCTGGCAGTGAATTTGTGTTCAATTTATAGTGATAAAAAAATTCTAATTAAAAAGTTGGTAGCAGTAAAATTGACAATGAGGCTGTCAGGTTGTTGTAATTCACCAGCTGATTCTCAAATTGTCTTTTCCACACTACTCTGGATAACTGCGGGTCAACCATCTATTCTGCAGGTACAGGCAACACAGTTATTGAAGCTGTGAAGGTTCTGATTGAGCATGGAGTGCAGCCAAACCATATAATCTTACTTAGTCTTTTCTCAACTCCACATGGTAAGTGAGATGTGTGAATGCTTATTATAATGTGATAGATTTTAAAGCTGAGATGCACACCGGAGAATTATTCTAAATTgagaacacttttttttcttgcaAAAACTGAAAGTGTGTGTTAATTTCTTTAAGAGTCACTCAGTAAATTGTAGGCAATGTCAATTGCAACTCTAGGCATTTAGTCGCCAGTCTTTAAAATGTTAACAGAGATAGTAGCCTCAGATTATCATTCGTTTTTCTTAGactggcacaacatcgaggaccgaagggcctgtactgtgctgtaatgttctatgttctatgaatgggaTTACAAATCAGCAATCGCTTTGATATCTGTCTTTTCTGGTACTAGACAGTAGGTGCAAATGTGTTCCAAGGTGACAATTCAGTTTCATGATGTGAGTTGCAAAATGTAACCATTTATGGAGTAAAATACAAGCTTGAGGTGAAGTAACACTATGCTCTTAATTTAAGGCCGTGGAATTCCAAAAAGTCTTAAATGAGTTGTCATTTAAAAGAAGGCAGCATAGGTATCAGATTATCCACAACTCAGCCCATTATGATATCAGAAAAATAGTGACATCCATGTCCACAGATCAGTAGATGTGGAGTTCTAAGGGGCTGTAAGATTTCAGAATTGTTCTAGCTAAGCTTTTAAATTCTTATAAAATAGACCCATATACTATTTAACCCAGTCGTACTGTGCTTTTTGGCTCAGTAGCTGTCCTCAGTTTTAAACACGCTCAACAATGCCACCCTTCTCAAAATTGCCCTTGATTCCAATCTTGCCTATCCACTTGTTGCCACAGCATCTCAGTGGCAGCTAATTTTTCACTGTCAGTTCAGCAATTCCCTAAGGGTTCCCTTCCTCATTCGCGTGATACTCTGGTTAcacaggggaggcgatggtctagtggtattattactggactgttaatccagagatcctctaacattttggggacccaggctcaaattctgccatggcagatagtggaatttgaatacaattaaaaatatctggaaataaaaatctgatgatgaccgtgaatctgttgccgattgtcagaaaaaccaatctggttcactaatgacctttaaggaagggaaactgctatctttacctggtctggcctacatgtgactccagacccacaacaatgtggttgactcttaactgccctctgggcaattagggatgagcaataaatactgcctggtcagcgacaccctcatcccattaactaataatttttaaaaaatctaatgaTGTGGAATCAGTGTCTGCATCTTTCCTCCATTCCTTCTGTAACACAAGATTACATGTCCAGCATCCAGATCTGGATGAATTGTAACTTCCTCAAGCTAAATACTTCAAAGGTAAAGATATCATTTTCTGTCCCTCTAATGGAACTGCATTTTCTTCTAGTCCATCCCCCTGTCACCTTTATCAGGCATATCCAGAATGTTTGCAATTTCACCATCCTAATTTAACCTGCAGTTTGATTTTTGATCTCTCCCACTTTAAAGACTACCCACTTTCAATACTGCAGGATTGCAAGCCATCACCTTGCCTCAGTCTGTTTGCTGCTATAATGATGACATTTGCAGCTTTCCCACCTTTTTGATTTAATGGCCTTTTCTGGTTGGTgtcactctcttacacacattcTCCGTCTCACTTCAGCTCTGTATATCAACATTCACTTGGATTCCCAGTGCTTTAATCTTCTTTATTTTGCTCCTTGTATTTAAAGCACTCCTTTGCCCTGACACCCCTGACTCTTAAGCAAACTGTTCCAAGAGTTCTGTACTTTTCTTGATGTAAACCCTTGTGTTTCCCCTTATCCCTTACCCCTGCACGAGCAGCTGTTGCTTAAGTTACCTCACTTCACACTCTGAACTTAGAGCAAGTTTTGGAACACAAGTTGGGTATTTACCAGGGCAGTAGGGACATCACTTACCAGCAATTGaaggtatatatatatatatatatatatatacattgcTGGGGAAGTGAACTTTTTATTGAGATGTTGTGACAATCATCCAGCCAGCATGGTGATACTGCTGTAGTTCTGCAGTGTGAACCCCTTCAGGCATTGAGATTCAGGTACAGTGCTGATATATTTGTGCAGCTAACCTCTGTATATTTAGTGCTGTTTTATAACAAATAGGACGGAGGAGGTCTCTGTCCCACTTTCAATAATGTCAATAAATCATCAGTTTTTTGTCGCTTTCTTTGCAAGGTGCAAAGTCTATTATAGAAGAATTCCCTGAAATCACAATTTTAGCAACAGAAGTCCATCCAATCGCACCCACCCATTTTGGACAGAAATATTTCGGCACGGACTGAAGTCAAGATCAAATCCTTGTGAAACATCTGAATGTGTTGCTGATTCAATGACAAAGACTTAGTTTTATTTCAGTAGGTGTGTTTTCCCCTTTCTCAAACCTTTCCAGGGTGAGACAAAATGTTAACCAGCTTAATGTTGACATCTGAAAGAATGAGCTATACTATTTGCATTAACTTCTTTTCTTCAGTCATTTGtataaaaataaatcatttctaaAATGTACATTCCAATTCCGTCACAATTGTGTTTGCACTGTGCTTGCATGCATCATTGTCACTTAGCCATTTTAGCTCATTTATTGTTTGTAATTAGAGGCAGTGCCTAATTGTAACTTAAAATTGCattaaatttccttttaaaaaaacgCTTACAATTAAtgtctatttattttaaaagatccATTTTTACAGAAATCCTCTATACAGGCAGCAGTTAGCTACAGTTCCACAATCATGGCAACTTTCAGAAATGTCATTAAAGTGGTCTTTTTTTATGCAGGTGTCACATAGTTGTTGGACCTTTTCATTGTGACGATCACAGTGGAGCCTTTTCTAGTCTTAACCTGATATCCACAAGTAACCAAGAACGATAGGGATGGGAGCTTGAACCAGCAATGGTAGCTGATGTTTCACCTCCCTATATCTGATATATGAAGACCAGAGATTGAACCTAGGAACCTTCCCATACACATGCTTTTGTTTTATACCAGACGTATCCCCCAACATTAttaaatttattaaaattaatCAGCATTTATACTGTTGCATCTCACCCAGGGTTTCCTGCAGTTACTAACCACTTATTTCAACACTATTGATTATCAATTTGAAATTGATTCAGTTTGCCTTAAATGAGAAAGTACACACAGAAGCCGTCTCTGTCACTGATGCTTCTTGAGTTTCTCCTTACTCAGCAAGCCTTTGGTATTGTTGACCTaactcccatccccctccctgagtCCTCAGTGGTCTCATTTGAAAGTCAGAGCCCGTGTGTGCTAACACAGTCTCCTGGGCCTACACTGCAGGGGCACTGTGGCTAACAAAACTAAAGGAGGTGCAGCAGCTGTCAGGGTCAGCTGCTCAAGATGCAACTGAGGCAACAGCTTGATTATAGGCTGGAAACTTTAACACTGAATGTTCTCTGTGACTTGGTACTGTTTTTTGACATGTCACTTGGGCTGAAGTTTCCCATTTTCAGTTCATGTTTTGTGAACTGAGATTCATTGGCATCCTAGTTGGTATGTCAgcaactaggggtcacaatttcaagattgtcagcaagagagccaGGAGTGTAATGAGAAACTCaggagttgttaggatttggaatgcactgcctagccGGTGGATTCCATAGAAGGTTTCTAAACAGAAATGGATATGTATTTAAAAGGGATGAAGTAGGAAGGCTACAGTGATAGGACTGGAGCATGGGACAAGCTGGTtagctcttttgggagctggtacagacacgaTGGGTTGGATGGTCACCTTGTGTGCTATAATATTTTACAATTTGCCACAGCTCGCAGCAATTTTTCCCATGCAAACTTCAGATCTTCACCAGATTAACTGTGCAAAACAGTGCTGTACGGTGCCCTCGTGGAATTGTGCAGTAGGGGGTGGTCACCTCAACCAGCACCAGGTTTAAAGCCCAGCTCCACAGCACTTCAGACACTATAAGCGAGGAACTGCTGTCAAGCTGTCGTGTTCACCATTTAAAAtgaaattctttcatgggatgtgtgtagAGTTGTGTAGCAGTGCTCTCTCTAGTTTTCTTACCTGCAGTGATCTCCAGAACTATAAGCCAATGCCACGATCAGAGTATGAATCACTAGGTGCAGAACTTGAGCGGCACACATGTGCAGCTGCACAACTTCAAAAGAACATTGTTGAGAGCCCAACATTTGTTGCCCgtgcccctaattgcccttgaactgagtggcttgcttggccatgtcagagggcagttaagagtcagccatattgctatgagtctggaatgaccagaccaggtaaggatggcattttccctaaaggacattaatgaacctgacgggtttttacaacaatcgtgGTGACTCTCACGATGACTAGCTTTCCAAGTTTTATCATCTGCaggaatgggatttgaacccatgcttcCCTAGTATTAACCTAAACCCCTGGAT
The Stegostoma tigrinum isolate sSteTig4 chromosome 15, sSteTig4.hap1, whole genome shotgun sequence genome window above contains:
- the uprt gene encoding uracil phosphoribosyltransferase homolog isoform X1, which encodes MRGEGRCLSMEADFPAASIMPCQNSPQQLSSEQSHSLPKRVRFAASAESENIGHRLKLLPMNDQIRELQTIIRDKTTSRGDFVFCADRLIRLVVEEGLNQLPYTECTVTTPTGHKYDGVKFEKGNCGVSIMRSGEAMEQGLRDCCRSIRIGKILIQSDEDTQKAKVYYAKFPPDIYRRKVLLMYPILSTGNTVIEAVKVLIEHGVQPNHIILLSLFSTPHGAKSIIEEFPEITILATEVHPIAPTHFGQKYFGTD
- the uprt gene encoding uracil phosphoribosyltransferase homolog isoform X2, which produces MRGEGRCLSMEADFPAASIMPCQNSPQQLSSEQSHSLPKRVRFAASAESENIGHRLKLLPMNDQIRELQTIIRDKTTSRGDFVFCADRLIRLVVEEGLNQLPYTECTVTTPTGEAMEQGLRDCCRSIRIGKILIQSDEDTQKAKVYYAKFPPDIYRRKVLLMYPILSTGNTVIEAVKVLIEHGVQPNHIILLSLFSTPHGAKSIIEEFPEITILATEVHPIAPTHFGQKYFGTD